A stretch of Synergistaceae bacterium DNA encodes these proteins:
- a CDS encoding transcriptional regulator translates to VKKETPAAKPKTATNPKTKAKSKPAVKATPAAKPAIAAGEKTVEIPATTSPAKPATKKPAVKKATKKKKK, encoded by the coding sequence AGTAAAGAAAGAAACTCCTGCAGCGAAGCCAAAAACTGCAACAAACCCGAAGACTAAAGCAAAGTCCAAACCTGCAGTAAAAGCTACCCCCGCTGCAAAACCTGCAATTGCTGCAGGAGAGAAGACAGTAGAGATTCCTGCAACAACATCTCCGGCAAAACCTGCGACTAAAAAACCTGCAGTGAAAAAAGCAACCAAGAAAAAAAAGAAATAG